TGGTCACCGTCCCGCGCCAGGGCGATTTTCCCCTGCGCCATATCGATTTCGTGAGCCTGCCCGACGCCCGCGTGCTCGTGGTGCTGGTGTTTTCCGACAACCAGGTGCAGAACCGCGTGGTCCAGCTGGCCCGGCCCGTCGAGGCAGGCGAGCTGGAGCGCACCGCCAACTACCTCAACGCCCATTTCACGGGGTTTCGCCTGGCCGACATCCGCGCCCACCTGGCGGCGGAGTTGCGCGCGGCGGGCGGTGAGCTGAACCGCCAGCTCTCCGGCGTGGTGGAGCTGGCCACGGCCTCGTTCGGTGCCGACGACGCCGACGACGTGCTCGTGAGCGGGCAGACCAATCTCATGGGGTACTCGGAGCTGGCCGACATCGACCGCCTTCGGGACCTCTTCGACGCCTTCCAGCAGAAGCGCGAGCTGCTGCAGCTGATGGAAATGTGCGTCAAGGCGCCCGGCGTGCGCCTGTTCATCGGCGAGGAATCGGGCTTTTCGGCCCTCGACGGTTGCAGCGTCGTGACCGCCACCTACGGCACCAACGGCCGCATGCTGGGCGCCATCGGCGTCATCGGGCCCACCCGGATGGCCTACGAGCGCGTGATCCCGGTGGTGCAGGCCACCGCCGGACTGCTCAGCGACGCCTTGAATCGCGCCGCGGCGACCTCATAAACCGCCCCGGGAGGCGGGTTTACTATTTCCCGCGAATGTTCGGCCCTCCTCGGGGAGGGCCGGTGAGCTGACATTTGGAGTAGACATGCAAAACAACGATCCCCACGCGCCGGGCCAGGCCGCTGAAGGCCCGGACGACGGCGTGAATGCCGACCTCGAGGCCTTGACCGCCCGCCTGGGCGCCCTTGAGACCGAGCTGTCCCAGGCGCGCGAGACCGTGCTGCGCGAACGGGCGGAGATCGAAAACCAGCGCCGCCGCCTTCAGCGCGACCTCGACCAGGCCCGCCGTTTCGCCAACGAGAAGCTCCTGGGCGAGTTGCTGCCGGTCTACGACGGCATCGCGCTGGGCCTGGCCAACGAGAACGCCGACGCGAAGACGCTGCGCGAGGGCCTGGAGCTCACGCTCAAGCAGTTGGAGAAGGTCACACAGGCCAATGGCCTTACCGTGGTCGATCCGCTGCACCAGCCGTTCAACCCCGATCACCACCAGGCGATCAGCGCGGTCGAGTCCAACGAGCATGCACCCAACACCGTCGTGGCCGTGGTCCAGAAGGGCTTCGTGCTGAACGACCGTCTGCTGCGTCCGGCGCTCGTCGCCGTGGTGCGCGACAACTGATCGAACGAGGCGCCCGACGTCGCCCCAGGCGCGTCGAGGCGATCTCACAAGGCATTGAATCGATGGGGCGAAGCCCCACTTTCATCACAGCAGCGGCCGCGGGGGCCGCATTGATATTCGGAGCAACTTGAACATGGCCAAGATCATCGGCATCGACCTCGGTACCACCAACAGCTGCGTGGCAGTGATGGAAGGTACGACCGCTCGCGTCATCGAGAACGCCGAGGGCGATCGCACCACGCCGTCCATCGTCGCGTTCACCAAGGACAACGAAGTCCTCGTCGGTGCGCCGGCCAAGCGCCAGGCCGTCACCAACGCCAAGAACACCTTCTACGCGGTGAAGCGCCTCATCGGCCGCAAGTTCACCGACGCCGAGGTGCAGAAGGACATCAAGCTCGTTCCCTACGGCATCGTCGCGCATGACAACGGCGACGCCTGGGTGCAGACGGCCGACGGCAAGAAGATGGCGCCGCAGGAGATCTCCTCCAAGGTGCTGATGAAGATGAAGAAGACCGCCGAAGACTTCCTCGGCGAGTCGGTGACCGAAGCGGTCATCACCGTGCCGGCCTACTTCAACGACAGCCAGCGCCAGGCCACCAAGGACGCCGGCAAGATCGCCGGCCTCGACGTCAAGCGCATCATCAACGAGCCCACCGCGGCCGCGCTGGCGTACGGCCTCGACAAGAGCTCCACGGCGGACCGCAAGATCGCCGTGTACGACCTCGGCGGCGGCACGTTCGACGTGTCCATCATCGAGATCGCCAACGTCGACGGCGAGAAGCAGTTCGAGGTGCTCGCCACCAACGGCAACACCTTCCTGGGCGGCGAAGACTTCGACAACCGCGTCATCGATTACCTGGTGGAGGAGTTCAAGAAGGAGCAGGGCATCGACCTGCGCCAGGACCAGCTCGCCCTGCAGCGCCTGAAGGACGCCGCCGAGCGCGCGAAGATCGAGCTCTCCTCGTCGCACCAGACCGACGTCAACCTGCCGTACGTCACTGCCGACGCCTCGGGCCCGAAGCACCTGAACATCAAGCTCACCCGCGCCAAGCTCGAGTCGCTGGTGGAAGACCTGGTCAAGGGCACCATCGAGCCGTGCCGTACCGCGCTCAACGACGCCGGCCTTCGCGTATCCGACATCCACGAGGTCATCCTCGTCGGTGGCCAGACCCGCATGCCCAAGGTGCAGGAAGCGGTGAAGGACTTCTTCGGCAAGGAAGCGCGCAAGGACGTCAACCCGGATGAAGCCGTGGCCGTCGGTGCCGCCATCCAGGGTGGCGTGCTGGGCGGTTCGGTGAAGGACGTCCTCCTGCTCGACGTCACCCCGCTGTCGCTCGGCATCGAGACGATGGGCGGCGTGATGACCAAGCTCATCGAGAAGAACACCACGGTGCCGACCAAGGCGTCGCAGGTGTTCTCCACCGCCGACGACAACCAGACGGCCGTCACCGTGCACGTGCTGCAGGGCGAGCGTGAGCGCGCCAACGCCAACAAGTCGCTGGGCAAGTTCGACCTTCAGGGCATCCGCCCGGCGCCGCGCGGCACGCCGCAGATCGAGGTCACCTTCGATATCGACGCCAACGGCATCCTGCACGTCTCGGCGAAGGACAAGGACACCGGCAAGGAACAGAAGATCGAGATCAAGGCCGGTTCGGGCCTGTCCGATGAAGAAATCCAGCGCATGGTGGCCGATGCCGAAGCCAATCGCGAGGAAGACAAGAAGTTCCACGAGCTCGTGCAGGTGCGCAACAAGGCCGACCAGCTCGTCCACGGCACCCGCAGCCAGCTGAAGGAGCACGGCGGCAAGATCCCGGCCGAGCAGCTGGCCAACATCGACGCCGCGGTGTCGGAACTGGAAAAGGTCAAGGACGGCGACGACAAGATGGCCATCGAGTCCAAGATCGCCAACCTGGAGCAGGTGGCCCAGGCGCTCTACGCGGCGGCGCAGAACGGTGGCGCTTCGGATACCGCGCAGCAGTCGGCACCGGGCGGCGGTTCGGCCCAGCCCGACGACGTGGTCGATGCGGAGTTCACCGAAGTCAAGGACGACAAGAAGTAATCGTCCTAGCGAGCGCGGATAGCGTGGATGGATGTCCACGGCGCTATCCGCGCCACGGTCAACCGGAGCGGACGCGCCGAGGCGAAAGCCGTCGGCGCGTTCGTCCGTCCAGGGAAGCAAGCGTGACATGAGCAGCAAACGCGACTACTACGAAATTCTCGGCGTCGAACGCACCGTGACCGAGGGCGACCTCAAGAAGACCTTTCGCCGCGTCGCGATGAAGTACCACCCCGACCGCAATCCGGACGACCCGGAGGCGATCGAGAAATTCAAGGAGGCCAAGGAGGCCTACGACGTACTCTCCGACGCGCAGAAGCGCGCGGCGTACGATCAGTACGGCCATGCGGCCTTCGAGGGCGGCGGTTTCGGCCGCGGTGGCGGTGCCGGTTTCGGCGACGTGGGCGACATTTTCGGCGATATCTTCGGCGACATCTTCGGCGGCGGTGGCGGGCGCCAGCGCGCGCGTCGCGGTGCCGACCTGCGCTACATGATGGACCTCGACCTCGAAGAGGCCGTGTTCGGCGTCGAGAAGAAGATCGACATCCCCACCCAGGTCAACTGCCACCACTGCAACGGTTCGGGTTCGGAAGACGGTAAGGTCTCCACCTGTTCCACCTGCGCCGGCCATGGCCGCGTGCGCATGCAGAACGGCATCTTCTCCATCCAGCAGGCCTGCCCGACCTGCCACGGCTCGGGCCAGAAGATCGACAAGCCCTGCAAGAAATGCCACGGCGAAGGCCGTATCGAGGAGGAGCGCACGCTCTCGGTGCGCATCCCGGCCGGCGTGGACAACGGCGACCGTATCCGCCTCACCGGGCAGGGCGAAGCCGGTCCGGCCGGCTCGCCGGCGGGCGATCTCTACGTGGAAGTGCGCGTGCGCGAACACGCGATCTTCCAGCGCGACGGCAGCGACCTCTATTGCGAGATGCCCATCCGATTCGCGCAAGCCGCGCTCGGAACCGACCTGATGGTGCCGACGCTCGAAGGCGAAATCGCCGTGAGCGTGCCGCCGGAAACGCAGACCGGCCATCAGTTCCGCCTGCGCGGCCGTGGCGTGAAGTCCGTGCGTGGCGGTCGCACGGGCGATCTCATCTGCACGGTGGTGGTCGAGACGCCGGTGCGGTTGACCAAGGAACAGCGCGAACTGCTGCAGCAGCTGGAAGCCACCTTCGTCGGCGACGAGGCATCGAAGCACACGCCACGTTCGAACAGCTTCATGGATGGCGTCAAGGACTTCTGGTCGCGCGTGACCTCCTGACGAGGAGCATCGCGGACAGGGTCCGCTCCCATCCTTCGGTAGTGAGGTTTCCTACCGGAGGCTGGGAGCGGACCCTGTCCGCGATCCCGCGTAGCGGCGCTGTTACGATAGCCGCCCGTTTCTCGCAGGAAGGCTCCCATGACCCGCCCCATCCGCCTCGCCATCAGCGGCGCCTCCGGCCGAATGGGCCGTGCCTTGCTCGACCTCGTGCGCGACGATGGACGCTTCGAACTCGTGGGCGCCGTCGTTTCTTCCCACTCCGCTCATCTGGGCAAGTCCGCCTACGGTGATGTCTCGCCCGTGCGCTTCAGCGAATGGAACGATGTCGAAGGCATCGACGTATGGGTCGACTTCAGTGGTCCGGAAGGCCTCGCCCTGGCGCTCGATCGGTGCGAAGCGAGCGGCGCGGCACTGGTCACCGGCACCACGGGGCTGTCCGCGGATCTGGAACAGCGTCTTTCGCGCGCCGCCGAGCGTATCGCCGTATTGCGGGCCGCGAATTTCAGCCTCGGCGTGGCCGTGCTTACGCGACTCCTCCGTGAAGCTGCCGCGGCGCTGCCGGGCTGGGATCTCGATATCGTCGAAGCCCATCACAATCGCAAGGAAGACGCGCCCTCCGGTACGGCATTGGCGCTCGGCCATGCGGCAGCGGCCGGTCGTGGCGCCACGCTCGACGAACTGGCCGTGTATGCCCGGGAGGGCCGTCCCGGAGCGCGTAAGGCCGGCACCATCGGTTTCGCCGTGGTGCGCGGTGGCGACATCGTCGGCGAGCACCAGGCGTTGCTGATGGGGCAGGGCGAACGGATCGAGCTTGGCCACCGGGCCACGGATCGATCGATTTTCGCCCGCGGGGCCATCGAGGCCGCCGCGTGGATCGCGGGGCGCGCGCCGGGATCGTGGACCATCGAAGACGTCATCGCCGCGAACGTCTGAGGGTCCCACCGCGGACAGGGTCCGCTCCCACCCTCCGGTGGCAGATTTCCTGCCGACTCGGGGATCGCGAAGCCATTTCGCCCCATCCTCGAAACCATGTTAGGATTCGCGCCGATGTCATTGGGGAGTAGCCATCCTCTTTCCCCCTGAGGAGTTCGCGTCAACAGACTTGGTGGCCTTGTGCCCCATGGCGCGAACGGCAGCGACGCGTGGAGAGTGCGTCGCCGGCCCGGCGAGACCTTTGGCCTTCGACATGCTCACCCGGCCGGGCGAGCGGTGTCGTTGTGCCATCGGTTTACCGCGCTCGCCCGGCCTATTGCGAAACCATGCTGCTGACATGCTTTCTTTTCCTGGTGTCCGCCGGGGCCATCTATTTCGCCTGCGAATATTTCGTCAATGGCGTGGAGTGGTTCGGGCGCAAGCTCAACCTCGGTGCCACGGCCACGGGTACGGTCCTGGCCGCCTTCGGTACCGCCCTGCCCGAAAGCGCGGTCACCTTCGTGGCGGTGATGTTCGGCAAGACGCCCCAGGCGCGGGACATCGGCGTGGGAGCCGCCCTGGGTGGGCCGCTGGTGCTGGCGACCATTGCCTACGCCGTGGTCGGATTCGCTTTATATGCAGGCCGCAAGCGCTTGAAACGCCCCGATTTGCGCATCCGGGTGGATAACCAGCGCCTCGCGCGCGACCAGTCATGGTTTCTCGCCATCTTCGTGGTGAAAGTGGGCCTGGGGCTCGTGGCCTTCGCCTTGAAGCCCTGGCTGGGCGTGCTTTTCCTCTTGGCTTACGCGCTCTACGTCTGGCGCGAGATGCGCGACGACACCAGCGCGCCGGAAGACGAAGAACTGGAGCCGCTGAGCTTTCGCCCGCGTGACGAGCGTCCCCCGATGGGCTGGGTGATGCTGCAGACCGGCCTGGCCCTGCTGGTGATCGCCGTGGCCTCGCGCACCTTCGTCTGGCAGCTGGAAGCCTTCGGGGATTTCTTCCACCTCTCGCCCCATATCGTGGCGCTGGTGCTGAGCCCGGTGGCGACGGAATTGCCGGAAACGGTCAATGCGCTGATCTGGGTACGCCAGGGCAAGGAGCGACTGGCCCTGGCGAACATTTCGGGCGCCATGATGATCCAGGCCACCATTCCCAGTTCGATGGCGCTGTTCGCCACGCCTTGGTTGTTCGATACGCCGCTGATCGTGGCGGGTGTCGTCACCATGGTGGCCGTGATCGCGCTATGGGCGATGTTCCGGCGCGGGGCGGTCGAGGCGCGCTGGCTGATGCCGATCGGGTTGCTGTACGGGGTGTTTGCGGTGTTCGTGGGGTGGTACTTCGGCTCGCGATAAGCCCTTCGCGCGCCGATTCGCCGATACGATCGGCTCCCACCCCTTCGGTAGCGACGTCGTTTCCTACCGAAGGGGTGGGAGCCGACCGTGTCGGCGAACCCTGCGGAGCGATGCCTTCAATCGCGGTGCGAGGCATTGCGATCCCGATCCGCCCCCACCTTGCGATCGAGCTTGCCGAAAATCTTCTTGAACGCCCGGGAGAACTTGCCCCGCTTGGTCTTGCGGTTCTTCTCTTCCTCGGAGGTGAGCCACGCCACCTGGATTACCCGGCGCTCGCCCTCGTAGGGCAGGTGGCCGTGGAAGGAATTGTCGGCACGCTTGAACACCGCGAACTCGCCATAGAGCGGCTTCAACTCGGGGATCACCGTGTCGTCGATGTTGTCGATGGCGTTGAGGAAGCGCAGGCAGCCGTCGCTGGTGTCCGGCCACATCGGATTGAGGTAGATGAGCGCCGTGGCGATCTTCGACTTGCTGTCCGTGTGGATGGTGCCGTGGCGGCGATTGAGCAGGCGGCAGAGGGTGACCAGGGTGGGGTAGTTTTCCAGTCCGGGAATGCCCAGGTGGCGGCCGATGGCCGAGGAGAACGCCCGGGAGGTCATCTGTTCGACCAGTTCGTTCACCGAGGGGCCGCAGTCGCCGGCGTCGTAAGGGAAGAACCCTGCGCTGGAATACTGGGGGAAGTCGCGGTCCAGGTCGGCCCGGGCTTCGTCGGGCAGTTGGCCGTGGGCGATCATGAACGAGAACGGCTCGTGCCGGATGTCGGTGTCGGGACGATCCAGGCGGGCGGGGTCGAGCAGCATGGCGGACGGTTCTCGGCAGGTACCTCGACCGGCATTGTATCGTGTCAGGCCGGTATTACAGTGGCGATTCGCCCCCGTCCGTTCATGCTTTTTCCGGTGGACAGAAGGGGCCTTGAGGCCTATCATTCTTACCCGCCCAACGATTCCTCATCCCCAAGGCCCACGAGCCGCTTTTAAGCTGGCTTGCGGGCTTTGCTGCACCTGAAGGCGGCCATCCCATGCGTACTCCTGCTCTGCTTGCTCTCGAAGACGGCAGCGTTTTTTACGGCCACGCGGTCGGTGCCCGGGGCGAAACGGTCGGCGAGGTGGTGTTCAACACCGCCATGACCGGCTATCAGGAAATCCTGACCGACCCCTCGTACAACCAGCAGATCGTCACCCTGACGTATCCGCACATCGGCAACACCGGCACCAACCCGATCGATGTCGAAGCACCGCGCGTGCACGCGGCCGGTCTGATCGTGCGCGACGTGCCGCGCCTGGCGAGCAACTGGCGTAGCCAGGAGCCCCTGCCGCACTACCTCGAGCGCCACAACGTGGTCGCCATCGCCGGCATCGACACCCGTCGCCTGACCCGCATCCTGCGCGAGAAGGGCGCGCTCAACGGCTGCATCGTGGCCGGCGACGCCATCGACGCCGAGGCGGCCGTGGCCAAGGCGAAGGCCTTCCCGGGCCTCAACGGCATGGACCTGGCCAAGGTCGTCAGCACCACCGCCACCTACCAGTGGACCGAAGGCGTCTACGACCTCGACAAGCAGGCGTTCTTCAACCCGCCGAAGAAGTTCCGCGTGGTGGCCTACGACTACGGCGTGAAGCAGAACATCCTGCGCCTGCTGGCCGGGCGCGGCGTCGACATCACCGTGGTGCCCGCGCAGACGCCGGCCGCCGACGTGCTGGCGATGAATCCCGACGGCATCTTCCTCGCCAACGGCCCGGGCGACCCGGCCGCGTGCGATTACGCCATCGAATCCACCAAGACCATCCTCGACACGAAGATCCCGGTCTTCGGTATCTGCCTGGGCCACCAGATCATGGCCCTGGCCATCGGCGCGAAGACGCTCAAGATGAAGTTCGGCCACCACGGTGCCAACCACCCGGTGAAAGACCACGACACCGGCCGCGTGCTGATCAGCTCGCAGAACCACGGCTTCGCCGTGGACCCGGCCACGCTGCCGGCCAACGTGCGCATCACCCACACCTCGCTGTTCGACGGCTCGCTGCAGGGCTTCGCCCTGACCGACCGCCCGGCGTTCTGTTTCCAGGGCCACCCCGAAGCGAGCCCGGGCCCGGAAGACGTCGGCTACCTGTTCGACACGTTCATTGCCGCGATGGAAGCGCACAAGGCGAAGCAGGCGTCCTGACGCCCGCACGCCACCTTCCATCCGACTTCGATTAGCGAGAGAAACCATGCCAAAGCGCACCGACCTCAAGACCATCCTCATCATCGGCGCCGGCCCGATCGTCATCGGCCAGGCCTGCGAGTTCGACTACTCCGGCGCCCAGGCCTGCAAGGCGCTGAAGGAAGAGGGTTACCGCGTCGTCCTGGTCAATTCGAACCCGGCGACGATCATGACCGATCCCGGCACGGCCGACGCCGTGTACATCGAGCCGATCAACTGGCAGACCGTCGAGCGCATCATCGCCAAGGAGCGCCCGGATGCCGTGCTGCCCACGATGGGCGGCCAGACGGGCCTCAACTGCGCGCTCGACCTCGCCGACAACGGCGTGCTCGAGAAGTACGGCGTCGAGCTGATCGGCGCCTCGCGCGAAGCCATCCGCATGGCCGAAGACCGCGACCTGTTCCGCAAGGCCATGGCCGACATCGGCCTGGAGTGCCCCAAGGCCGCGGTGGCCCGCTCGATGGAGCAGGCGCTGGAGATCCAGACCACCGTCGGCTTCCCGACGATCATCCGTCCCAGCTTCACCCTGGGCGGCTCGGGCGGCGGCATCGCCTACAACAAGGAAGAATTCGTCGAGATCGTCGGCCGCGGCCTCGAACTCTCGCCCGTGCACGAAGTGCTGGTCGAGGAGTCGGTGCTGGGCTGGAAGGAATTCGAGATGGAAGTGGTCCGCGACAAGGCGGACAACTGCATCATCGTCTGCTCGATCGAAAACTTCGACCCGATGGGCGTACACACAGGCGACTCGATCACCGTCGCCCCGGCGCAGACGCTCACCGACAAGGAATACCAGCGCCTGCGCAACGCCTCCATCGCGGTGCTGCGCAAGATCGGCGTCGACACCGGCGGTTCCAACGTGCAGTTCGGCATCAACGCCGAAGACGGCCGTGTCGTGGTCATCGAGATGAACCCGCGCGTGTCGCGTTCCTCGGCGCTGGCCTCCAAGGCCACCGGCTTCCCGATCGCGAAGGTCGCCGCCAAGCTCGCCGTGGGCTACACGCTCGACGAACTCAAGAACGACATCACCGGCGGCCTCACCCCGGCCTCGTTCGAGCCGTCGATCGACTACGTCGTCACCAAGATCCCGCGCTTCGCCTTCGAGAAGTTCCCGGCGGCCGACGCGCGCCTCACCACGCAGATGAAGTCGGTGGGCGAGGTGATGGCCATGGGCCGCACGTTCCACGAGTCGATGCAGAAGGCCTTGCGCGGCCTGGAAATCGGCAAGACGGGCCTCAATCCCACCGGTCTCGACATCGGCAGCGAAGAGGGCTTCCAGACGCTCAAGCGCGAGCTGCGCGAACCGCGTCCCGACCGCGTGTTCCACGTGGCCGACGCTTTCCGCGCGGGCCTTTCGCTGGAAGAAGTGCACGACCTCACCCGCATCGATCCGTGGTTCCTCGCCGCGTTCGAAGACATCGTGATGACCGAAGGCGAAGTGCAGCGCCAGGGCCTCACCGCGCTCGACGAGCCGCGCATGCGAGAATTGAAGCGCATGGGCTTCTCCGACGCGCGCCTGGCCGAGCTGGTGGGCACCGACGAAGCCGCCGTGCGCCACCTGCGTCGCACGCTGGGCGTGCGCCCGGTCTACAAGCGCGTCGACTCCTGCGCCGCCGAATTCGCCACCACCACCGCGTACATGTATTCCACGTACGAGGAGGAATGCGAGGCGAACCCGACGAATAAGGACAAGATCATCGTGCTGGGCGGCGGTCCGAACCGCATCGGCCAGGGCATCGAGTTCGACTACTGCTGCGTGCACGCGGCGCTCGCCCTGCGCGAGGATGGTTTCGAAACCATCATGGTCAACTGCAACCCGGAAACCGTGTCCACCGACTACGACACCTCCGACCGCCTGTATTTCGAGCCGCTCACGCTCGAAGACGTGCTGGAGATCGTCGACCTCGAGAAGCCCAAGGGCGTGATCGTGCAGTACGGCGGCCAGACGCCGCTCAAGCTCGCCCGCGCGCTCGAGGCCGCCGGCGTGCCGGTGATCGGCACCAGCGCCGATTCCATCGACCTGGCCGAAGACCGCGAACGCTTCCAGAAGATGATCCAGAAGCTGGATCTCAAGCAGCCGCCGAACCGCACCGCGCGCAACGCCGACGAGGCGCTGGCCCTGGCCCGCGAGATCGGCTATCCCCTGGTGGTGCGCCCGAGCTACGTGCTGGGCGGCCGCGCCATGGAAATCGTCTACGCCGACGCCGACCTCTCGCGCTACATCCGCGAGGCCGTGCAGGTGTCCAACGAGTCGCCGGTGCTGCTCGACCGCTTCCTCGACCATGCGGTGGAGGTCGACGTCGACATCGTGGCCGATGCCGAGGGCAACGTGCTGGTGGGCGGCATCATGGAGCACATCGAGGAGGCCGGCGTGCACTCGGGCGACTCCTCGTGCTCGCTGCCGCCGTATTCCCTCTCGCCGGAAGTACAGGACGAAATGCGCCGCCAGGTGAAGCTGATGGCGCAGGAGCTGAAGGTCGTGGGCCTCATGAACACGCAGTTCGCCATCCAGGGCGACGACGTGTTCATCCTCGAGGTGAATCCCCGCGCCTCGCGCACCGTGCCGTTCGTCTGCAAGGCCACCGGCATGTCGCTGGCGAAGATCGCCGCGCGCGCCATGGCGGGCCGCACGCTGGCCGAGCAGGGGGCCACGAAGGAGATCATCCCTTCGTACTACTCGGTGAAGGAAGCCATCTTCCCGTTCCTGAAGTTCCAGAACGTCGACCCGATCCTCGGTCCCGAGATGCGCTCCACCGGTGAGGTGATGGGCGTGGGCCGCACCTTCGGCGCCGCGTTCGCGCGCGGCCACGAAGCCGCGGGCATCAAGGCGCCGCCGAAGGGCAAGGTGTTCATGTCGGTGCGTGACGCCGACAAGGACCGCCTGCTGCCCATCGCGAAGGACGTGGCCGAGCGCGGCTACGCCATCGTGGCCACGGCGGGCACGGCCAGGTTCCTCCAGGACAACGGCGTGACCTGCGAGCGCATCAACAAGGTGCTCGAGGGCCGTCCGCACATCGTCGACCTGATCAAGAACGGCGAGGTCGTCTACATCGTCAACACGACGGAAGGCAAGCAGGCCATCTCGGACTCCTTCTCGATCCGTCGCGAGGCCTTGCAACAGCGCGTCACGTATTCCACGACCGTCGCGGGCGCGCGTGCCCTGGTGCACTCGCTCGACTTCCACACCGATCC
This window of the Luteibacter aegosomatis genome carries:
- the carB gene encoding carbamoyl-phosphate synthase large subunit, with the translated sequence MPKRTDLKTILIIGAGPIVIGQACEFDYSGAQACKALKEEGYRVVLVNSNPATIMTDPGTADAVYIEPINWQTVERIIAKERPDAVLPTMGGQTGLNCALDLADNGVLEKYGVELIGASREAIRMAEDRDLFRKAMADIGLECPKAAVARSMEQALEIQTTVGFPTIIRPSFTLGGSGGGIAYNKEEFVEIVGRGLELSPVHEVLVEESVLGWKEFEMEVVRDKADNCIIVCSIENFDPMGVHTGDSITVAPAQTLTDKEYQRLRNASIAVLRKIGVDTGGSNVQFGINAEDGRVVVIEMNPRVSRSSALASKATGFPIAKVAAKLAVGYTLDELKNDITGGLTPASFEPSIDYVVTKIPRFAFEKFPAADARLTTQMKSVGEVMAMGRTFHESMQKALRGLEIGKTGLNPTGLDIGSEEGFQTLKRELREPRPDRVFHVADAFRAGLSLEEVHDLTRIDPWFLAAFEDIVMTEGEVQRQGLTALDEPRMRELKRMGFSDARLAELVGTDEAAVRHLRRTLGVRPVYKRVDSCAAEFATTTAYMYSTYEEECEANPTNKDKIIVLGGGPNRIGQGIEFDYCCVHAALALREDGFETIMVNCNPETVSTDYDTSDRLYFEPLTLEDVLEIVDLEKPKGVIVQYGGQTPLKLARALEAAGVPVIGTSADSIDLAEDRERFQKMIQKLDLKQPPNRTARNADEALALAREIGYPLVVRPSYVLGGRAMEIVYADADLSRYIREAVQVSNESPVLLDRFLDHAVEVDVDIVADAEGNVLVGGIMEHIEEAGVHSGDSSCSLPPYSLSPEVQDEMRRQVKLMAQELKVVGLMNTQFAIQGDDVFILEVNPRASRTVPFVCKATGMSLAKIAARAMAGRTLAEQGATKEIIPSYYSVKEAIFPFLKFQNVDPILGPEMRSTGEVMGVGRTFGAAFARGHEAAGIKAPPKGKVFMSVRDADKDRLLPIAKDVAERGYAIVATAGTARFLQDNGVTCERINKVLEGRPHIVDLIKNGEVVYIVNTTEGKQAISDSFSIRREALQQRVTYSTTVAGARALVHSLDFHTDPEVNSLQDLHKELHA